The sequence CCCTGGCGGCGCTGGACATCACCGCGCTCCGGGACCGCCCGACGCACCTGCTGTCGTACGGGCAGCGCAAGCGCGCGGCGATCGCGGGGGCGGTGGCGATGGCTCCGCGCGTGCTGATCCTGGACGAGCCCACGGCCGGGCTGGACCCGGACGGGCAGGAGCGGCTGCTGGACGTGCTCGCGGGGCTGCGGGCGGACGGCACCACGGTGGTGATGGCCACCCACGACGTGGAACTGGCGGTCCGCTGGGCCGACGACGCGGCGGTCCTCACCCCGTCGGGCATCCGGACGGGGGCGGCGCGGGACCTCCTGTCGGACCCGGAACTGCTCGCCTCGGCGGGCCTGCGCCAGGCCTGGTCCCCGGCGGTCACCGCGTTCCTGCGCGCCCACGGCCTCCTCGACGCGGACTCCCCCGGTCCGCGCGTGCCGGAGGCGCTGGCGGCCTGGCGCCCGGACACCCCCTGACCTCGTCGCCCTGACCTCGCCCCTCTGACCTCGTCCGCCCCGCG comes from Streptomyces sp. NBC_01408 and encodes:
- a CDS encoding energy-coupling factor ABC transporter ATP-binding protein, whose amino-acid sequence is MTPLVELVGAGYAYEDGPSVLSGVDFAIEEGRALVLLGRNGSGKTTLMRLLSGGLRPGSGQLRLDGAVVTYDRAGLTRLRTGVQLVVQDPDDQLFAASVEQDVSFGPMNLGLPAPEVRERVDSALAALDITALRDRPTHLLSYGQRKRAAIAGAVAMAPRVLILDEPTAGLDPDGQERLLDVLAGLRADGTTVVMATHDVELAVRWADDAAVLTPSGIRTGAARDLLSDPELLASAGLRQAWSPAVTAFLRAHGLLDADSPGPRVPEALAAWRPDTP